In Cellvibrio polysaccharolyticus, a genomic segment contains:
- the purM gene encoding phosphoribosylformylglycinamidine cyclo-ligase — MSEQQSPTPSLSYKDAGVDIDAGEALVERIKGVAKRTRRPEVMAGLGGFAALCEIPKGYTEPVLVSGTDGVGTKLRLAMNLGKHDTIGIDLVAMCVNDLVVTGAEPLFFLDYYATGKLNVDVAAAVVSGIGDGCEQAGCSLVGGETAEMPGMYEGEDYDLAGFCVGVVEKSKIIDGSKVQAGDVLIALAASGPHSNGYSLIRKIIEVSNADLNQDCGGVSLADALMAPTRIYVKPVLELIRKSRVNALSHITGGGLLENIPRVLPDDCKAVIDASSWTLPPVFQWLQRSGNVVAREMYRTFNCGTGMILVIPADEKDNALKLLAEAGETAFVVGHIAKAQADEEQVELLGLSA, encoded by the coding sequence ATGAGCGAACAACAGTCCCCTACTCCCTCTCTCAGCTACAAAGACGCCGGTGTTGATATTGATGCCGGTGAAGCGCTGGTCGAACGCATTAAAGGGGTAGCGAAGCGCACCCGTCGCCCGGAAGTGATGGCCGGACTGGGCGGTTTTGCCGCACTGTGCGAAATCCCCAAAGGCTACACCGAACCGGTTCTGGTTTCCGGCACCGATGGTGTAGGCACCAAACTGCGCCTGGCCATGAATCTTGGCAAGCATGACACCATCGGTATCGATCTGGTGGCGATGTGCGTTAACGACCTGGTAGTGACCGGCGCCGAGCCGCTGTTTTTCCTGGATTATTACGCAACCGGCAAACTGAATGTTGATGTAGCTGCTGCCGTGGTATCGGGTATTGGCGATGGCTGCGAACAAGCTGGCTGCTCGCTGGTTGGCGGGGAAACCGCTGAAATGCCAGGTATGTACGAAGGCGAAGATTACGATCTGGCCGGTTTTTGCGTCGGTGTGGTTGAGAAATCCAAAATCATCGACGGCAGCAAGGTTCAGGCTGGCGATGTATTGATTGCTCTGGCCGCCAGCGGCCCGCACTCCAACGGCTACTCATTGATCCGTAAAATCATTGAAGTTAGCAATGCCGATCTGAATCAGGATTGTGGCGGTGTTTCTCTGGCCGACGCCCTGATGGCCCCCACTCGCATTTACGTCAAACCCGTTCTGGAGCTGATCCGTAAATCCCGCGTCAACGCTCTGTCGCACATCACCGGCGGCGGCTTGCTGGAAAACATTCCTCGCGTATTGCCAGACGACTGCAAAGCCGTGATTGACGCCAGCAGCTGGACCCTGCCACCGGTATTCCAGTGGCTGCAGCGCAGCGGCAATGTGGTTGCCCGTGAAATGTACCGTACCTTCAACTGCGGTACCGGCATGATTCTGGTTATCCCGGCAGACGAAAAAGACAATGCTCTGAAACTGCTCGCCGAAGCCGGTGAAACCGCCTTCGTGGTAGGTCATATTGCCAAAGCACAAGCTGACGAAGAGCAGGTTGAGTTGCTGGGGCTGTCTGCCTGA